CGACCGAGTGTGTAGGCAACGATATAGGCCATCCCTGCAGCAAAAATAAGGCCTACCACGAGAATGAGCAAATATCGTATAAGCGTCTCTGAGAGTGAGTTACTGAGTTCTTCGGTAGAGTAGACCACCAGTGCGGAATAGGGCTTGTCTGACGGCATGTGCGTGCCATGTCCCGGATCGATGTAGAAGATGTGTACCAGTCGTTTTTGGTCGGGAAAGGTCTTTTCGATCCCTTCTCCGGTCCGGAGTACCTGTGCGGTAGCAGTGGAGATCTCTTCCTGATTGATATACGGGTGGCTTGCATACCATTTTTCCATTTCTTCCGGGCTCTTTTCTACAAAGACACCGTTGGTGCCGACAATCAGGACGGATTCAATGCTATTATCAGCCGTCTCAAGACTGTCTGTGACATCACCAAACGAGAAGTATAGTGTATCCGGATCAGCCAGTTGTTCATTATAGAGGCCGATCTCAAGAATATATTGGTGATCGGGTGTGGGGAGATATGCATACTTTCGAATGGTTTCAGGGTCAAGGACACTCCGCTCCCATGGGTCACCAACATACGTTGTCCCTTTCCGAATGGCAGTAAGGCGTTCGGCGATGGTGGGATACTCAGAGAAATCTCTGCCCAGATGTACGATATCGGTTGTATCGATGATCGCATTCTCTTTATCAATGATATAGAGATGCACCTCATCGGTGAAATTCTCCTGAATCTGGTCTCGTAGGATCCAGAGGTCCATCCCTGCCGGATCATTGCCTGCCGCCGCATAAGCTGCCTTCATGTGGTTTAGCCCGTCAGCCATTGGTGTGTCATATATGGAACTGAGCACCATCGTCCCACGGGATACCAGTGTAACGGCTGTTGTAATGGCGATCTCGCTCTGTTCAATATGCTCTGAGTATGAGTCGAGGATACGTTCTTTTTCGGTAGCAAGCCCTTGGTAGGAACAAGTGCAGATGAGGATGGTGAATATAAAAAAAACGACGATCATGATCTTTGTCCCGATGGAGAGGTTAAGATCAAATCGTGCTGTTTTTTTGGTCATCCGCATTCCTGCCTGAACTATTAAAATGTTTATCTTTTTACCAAAAGATTAATCTGCTGAAATGTTTCGTTTTGTTATGGCTATAAATATCTATATTTTTTGTATTTGTGATATCTGAAGGCACTTATGGGTAATATCCGCGCTGAACGGCATCTAATGGGATGGCATGCCGGTGAACAGCCGTTGCGACCAGTGCCCCATTATACCCGGCTTCAGCCACTCGTCCAAGATCTTCCTCAGAGGCCAGACCTCCGCCATAAAAGAGGGTGCCTTCATAGGCGGAACGCATCTCAGAAAGATAGGTGGGCAGTCCGCTTTCTGTTCCCACAGAGCCGAGGTTGATTACGATGCAGACATCATAATCCCAGTCACTGGCGGTCTTCAGGAATGCTGCCGGTAATTCCCCTGTTGGATAGACACGGTCACACTTTAGGTCAACGGTGAGTGCCCCCCCATGATATTTGGGGAGGTTCTTTCCGCCTGTTTCAGTGGAGATTACCGGAAAAATACCTGCATTGCGGTCTTCTTCACTTACAGTGTATGCACGGCGGCCACGGTTGACATAACTCTTTTTGAGAAGGTGACAGCAGGCCCGGACAGACGCTTCATTGTCCGTCCCTGTACCCTCCACGCCATCGAGGTCAGCCACATACCCATAGACCGGTTTCATCGCCGCAGTATATGCGGCAGGTTCTGCATCCGGCACGAGTCCCCAGTCAAGGGGGCGGTAGCCTGAGCGGTTACCGGACTGTCCCTGGACTACAAAGCCGTCCATAATGTCGATTGCAAGCAGAATATCCATACAAATTCTGATAAAAAAAGGATGCCCGTGGGCAAAAACATGTGCCTGATCCCAAGGGATCAGTCTGGTTGAGCCTCGCCGCGCCTCAACTGGATCACCCAGGCGATGACGTAGGATGCGAGTGTGCCCATTACCACAACAAGGGTGAATCCCATGGCGAGTGCCAGGGGATCGTATCCGCCGTAGGGCTCGGTGATCTCGGAAATTACGTTGAGCCCGAGGAGCACGATAAGAATCACGGGCACGATTACCTTCAGACAGATATCATACCAGGAACCCATATTCCATGTCGAGAGGCCGTTCAGGTATTCCCTCAGGCGTTCGGCACCGAATATCCAGCCGATGACCACGGCCTCCAAGATGCCAATGATCAGCAGCATGAAGGTGTTGATGTAGTGATCGATGATATCGAGCCAGTAGAGCCCGCTTCCGGTAGTGAAGAAGAGGCCGATGATAAAGAGGATTACACAGAGTGCCCCAATGACCAGGGACCTGTTCAGGTGTGGCTTCTCATCGAAGATCGGCGTGGAGACCGCTTCTGTAAGGGAGAATGCCGAGTCGACACCGAGGGTGACAAGCATCACGAAGAAGAGAATGCCAAGCACCTGCGGGAAGACCGGGAACTGAGCGATGGCCGCCGGATAGACGACGAAGGCAAGCCCAATACCGCTTGTGACCACTTCAGAGACCGCCACACCGGACTGGTGTGCGAGGAACCCGAGGGTGGTGAAGACCGCAAGACCTGCAAAGATGGAGGTGAAACAGTTCGCAAGCGAGATTGTGATGGCCGATTTGGTGATGTCCACTTTCTCCGGGAGATAGGAGGCATAGGCGATCATAATAGCCATCGCCAGTGAGAGTGTATAGAATATCTGGCCGAATGCCGCAATCCAGACATTGGGGTCAAGCAGTTTCCCGAAGTCGGGCATGAGATAGTAGACGAGCCCGTCCATCGCACCGGGGAGGGTAAACCCGTTCAGGACGAAAAGGATGATGAGGAACCACGGGACGGTGACCGTCACGAGTACCATCTTTTCGACGGAATGCACGCCCTTGAAGATGGAGAAATAAATCCAGAGCCAGACGATCGCGAGTCCTCCCACGATGATCATGTTGATGGCCCCCAGTTCGAAGGGTCCGCTCGTAATCGCAAGGAAGTCATTGAAGAAGAATGATTCCGGGCCCGCGCCGTAGGCGAGGTCGAGGGAGAAAAAGGCATAATCAACCGCCCAGCCGATGATGACCGCATAATACGCGACGATCATGAAGGCGACGATGACGGCCAGCCAGCCGATCCATTCTTTCTTTCTGCCGACGAGGTCGTGGAATGCCTGTGCGGCACCCGCCTTTGTTTTATTACCGATACCCAGTTCGAGGAGCATCAGGGGGATGCCTGCCACGAAGAGTGCGATGAAGTAGGGAATTAGAAATGCCCCACCACCGTTATCATACGCGACGTACGGGAAACGCCAGATATTGCCGAACCCGATTGCTGACCCGATGGCTGCAAGAATAAAGAGCCTTTGTGAGCTCCAATGCATTGTTCGTTCTGCCATAGTACACCAATCCTTTTGTAAATTCGCAAATGGATATAAAATTGTAGATGTTTCGAAATTTAAATATTATCAAACGTATGCATGTGGTTCATTTGGAATGAACGCTTGGATACCTGCATGAATGGCCTCCTGTCGTGATGCGGCACTTGCCTGGTATTCTGCCTGATGATCAGCGTATAGGGGAGATAATTCGTATTTTGATTCTCATATTAAATTAATCTGATTTGTCCGATATGAGCGAATATTCACCATTTAACTCTCAAATACTGCTGAAATGGATATTAATAAAACAAAAGAGTTATCTATCATCTCTTAACATTTGTTCATAGGATGGGAATATTCTGAAGGGCCCCTATTCATTCTCCAGGATCCTCTCTTTGACCATTATCGCAGCGCTTGCTATCGGGATTGTTGTCTTTTGTGTTTTCTCATATTTCTCTGCCATTGAGAACATTGAGTATGCCTTTCAGGAAAAACAGCAGGCAGCAGAGAAACAGATCGCTGTCTCTTCAAATCTGATTGACCG
Above is a window of Methanogenium organophilum DNA encoding:
- a CDS encoding sensor histidine kinase codes for the protein MTKKTARFDLNLSIGTKIMIVVFFIFTILICTCSYQGLATEKERILDSYSEHIEQSEIAITTAVTLVSRGTMVLSSIYDTPMADGLNHMKAAYAAAGNDPAGMDLWILRDQIQENFTDEVHLYIIDKENAIIDTTDIVHLGRDFSEYPTIAERLTAIRKGTTYVGDPWERSVLDPETIRKYAYLPTPDHQYILEIGLYNEQLADPDTLYFSFGDVTDSLETADNSIESVLIVGTNGVFVEKSPEEMEKWYASHPYINQEEISTATAQVLRTGEGIEKTFPDQKRLVHIFYIDPGHGTHMPSDKPYSALVVYSTEELSNSLSETLIRYLLILVVGLIFAAGMAYIVAYTLGRPVRMIAEDVDEIAKGNLAHEIRRTNGFELRQLEDSIRILVIRLGDDLTEIHRQKQDLDTELIEKKEVERRLRDANRKLSLLSTVTRHDVLNQLGVLGMYCDLMGDITDRCPGLSDYISRMEHSLKKIERQLTFARDYESMGLEDPKFQFLSDVVEDAIASLRAPYLRFSVETDGVEICADKMLEKVFYNLFENAIRHGGEELSDIVVTFTGIPGETGHITVTDNGNGIATPKKERIFQQGYGSNTGYGLFLVREILAITNISIRECGTEGKGARFELDVPPASWRLSSGTE
- a CDS encoding HisA/HisF-related TIM barrel protein; the encoded protein is MDILLAIDIMDGFVVQGQSGNRSGYRPLDWGLVPDAEPAAYTAAMKPVYGYVADLDGVEGTGTDNEASVRACCHLLKKSYVNRGRRAYTVSEEDRNAGIFPVISTETGGKNLPKYHGGALTVDLKCDRVYPTGELPAAFLKTASDWDYDVCIVINLGSVGTESGLPTYLSEMRSAYEGTLFYGGGLASEEDLGRVAEAGYNGALVATAVHRHAIPLDAVQRGYYP
- a CDS encoding sodium-dependent transporter, with the protein product MAERTMHWSSQRLFILAAIGSAIGFGNIWRFPYVAYDNGGGAFLIPYFIALFVAGIPLMLLELGIGNKTKAGAAQAFHDLVGRKKEWIGWLAVIVAFMIVAYYAVIIGWAVDYAFFSLDLAYGAGPESFFFNDFLAITSGPFELGAINMIIVGGLAIVWLWIYFSIFKGVHSVEKMVLVTVTVPWFLIILFVLNGFTLPGAMDGLVYYLMPDFGKLLDPNVWIAAFGQIFYTLSLAMAIMIAYASYLPEKVDITKSAITISLANCFTSIFAGLAVFTTLGFLAHQSGVAVSEVVTSGIGLAFVVYPAAIAQFPVFPQVLGILFFVMLVTLGVDSAFSLTEAVSTPIFDEKPHLNRSLVIGALCVILFIIGLFFTTGSGLYWLDIIDHYINTFMLLIIGILEAVVIGWIFGAERLREYLNGLSTWNMGSWYDICLKVIVPVILIVLLGLNVISEITEPYGGYDPLALAMGFTLVVVMGTLASYVIAWVIQLRRGEAQPD